The following are encoded together in the Populus trichocarpa isolate Nisqually-1 chromosome 5, P.trichocarpa_v4.1, whole genome shotgun sequence genome:
- the LOC7469181 gene encoding bifunctional riboflavin kinase/FMN phosphatase, translating into MSIAKPLKKAVAAVILDLDGTLIHTDGILGDVLKALLLKYGKQWDGREAQKIVGKTPLEEAAIVVGDYELPCSIDEFVTQITPLLYDQFCNIKALPGANRLIKHLSGHNVPLALASNSPRAYIESKISYQQGWKESFSVIIAGDEVRAGKPSPEIFLEAAKRLNIEPSRCLVIEDSLPGVTGGKAADMEVVAVPSIPKQTHLYIAADEVISSLLDLQPELWGLPPFDDWIDGTLPLEIWHIGGPVVKGFGRGSKVLGIPTANLSTKGYSALLSEHPSGVYFGWAGLSTRGVYKMVMSIGWNPYFNNTEKTIEPWLLHEFDGDFYGEELRLVIVGYIRPEANFTTLESLIAKIHEDRRIAERALDIPLYLKYKDDPYLKGSSL; encoded by the exons atgTCGATTGCAAAGCCTTTGAAGAAGGCAGTAGCTGCTGTCATTCTTGATTTGGATGGTACCCTTATTCATACAG ATGGCATATTGGGCGATGTTTTAAAAGCTTTATTGCTCAAGTACGGAAAACAATGGGATGGGAGAGAAGCTCAAAAAATAGTGGGGAAGACACCTTTGGAAGAAGCTGCTATAGTGGTGGGAGATTATGAGCTTCCTTGTTCAATTGATGAATTTGTGACTCAAATCACCCCATTGCTCTACGATCA gtTTTGCAACATTAAAGCTCTTCCTGGTGCCAATCGGTTGATTAAGCATTTGAGTGGTCATAATGTGCCTCTGGCATTGGCTTCAAACTCTCCAAGGGCATATATAGAATCCAAAATTTCTTATCAACAGG GATGGAAGGAATCCTTTTCTGTCATCATCGCTGGTGATGAAGTGAGAGCAGGAAAGCCATCTCCTGAAAT ATTTTTGGAAGCTGCTAAAAGGCTAAATATTGAACCATCCCGCTGCCTTGTCATTGAGGATTCTTT GCCAGGTGTTACTGGTGGTAAGGCTGCTGACATGGAAGTAGTTGCCGTACCATCCATTCCAAAACAAACTCATCTTTATATAGCAGCAGATGAAGTGATCAGCTCTCTACTTGATTTACAACCTGAATTGTGGGGCCTCCCTCCATTTGATGATT GGATAGATGGTACTTTGCCATTAGAAATTTGGCACATAGGTGGTCCTGTGGTTAAGGGATTTGGTCGTGGCTCAAAGGTTCTTGGAATCCCTACCG CTAATTTATCTACCAAAGGTTACTCAGCACTTCTTTCGGAACATCCATCTGGTGTGTACTTTGGTTGGGCTGGATTATCAACACGAGGTGTTTACAAGATGGTCATGAGTATTGGTTGGAACCCATATTTCAACAACACTGAAAAGACAATA GAGCCTTGGTTGCTTCATGAATTTGATGGGGATTTCTATGGTGAGGAATTGCGCCTTGTGATAGTTGGCTATATTCGACCAGAG GCCAATTTTACAACACTTGAGAGCTTGATAGCAAAGATTCACGAGGATAGAAGAATTGCAGAGAGAGCTTTAGATATTCCATTATACCTGAAATACAAGGATGACCCATATTTGAAAGGCTCTTCCCTGTGA
- the LOC7469182 gene encoding BTB/POZ domain-containing protein At4g08455: protein MRGHRCTASSRVETESDTDSDSETMRCISCKEYYGRCDAGTCKECYEEASETEEELKREIDDLKAKVAFLRFWSPLDHHITYRSSAGPCFTDVVLVASSDDGLTGTAPSVPVPAHKAVLVSRSPVFKAMLENEMEESRSGTIKISDVSYDALRTFVNYFYTAEACLDEQMAYDLLILAEKYQVKHLKAYCEKFLVSKLNWENSVVSYAFAHQHNAKHMLEAALSLITDNMDKLTKREEYMELVEKDPRLVVEIYEAYLSKQINTAAHKDSSSTKP from the exons ATGAGAGGCCACCGCTGTACAGCGTCCTCCCGGGTGGAGACTGAAAGCGATACTGATTCCGATTCCGAAACGATGAGGTGCATTTCTTGTAAGGAGTACTACGGCAGATGCGATGCTGGAACTTGCAAAGAGTGTTATGAGGAAGCAAGCGAGACCGAAGAAGAGCTTAAAAGAGAGATCGATGATCTCAAAGCTAAAGTTGCCTTCTTGCGTTTCTGGTCTCCTCTCGATCACCACATCACTTACCGCTCCTCTGCTGGCCCTTGTTTCACCGATGTCGTTTTGGTTGCTTCCTCCGATGATGGACTCACCGGGACTGCGCCATCTGTCCCAGTCCCTGCTCATAAGGCCGTTTTG GTGAGCCGTTCCCCAGTCTTCAAGGCAATGCTTGAGAACGAGATGGAAGAAAGCCGGAGTGGTACCATCAAGATTAGTGATGTATCATATGATGCACTTCGTACATTTGTCAACTATTTTTACACTGCTGAAGCGTGCCTTGATGAGCAGATGGCCTatgatcttttaatattggCCGAAAAATATCAGGTGAAGCATCTCAAGGCTTACTGTGAGAAGTTTTTGGTGTCAAAACTAAACTGGGAAAACTCAGTCGTGAGCTATGCCTTTGCCCATCAGCATAATGCAAAGCATATGCTTGAAGCAGCGTTGTCATTGATCACTGACAACATGGATAAACTTACCAAGCGAGAGGAGTACATGGAGCTTGTGGAAAAGGATCCCCGGCTTGTCGTGGAGATTTATGAAGCATATCTGTCCAAACAGATTAATACAGCAGCGCACAAGGATTCCTCTTCCACGAAGCCATAG
- the LOC7460982 gene encoding PHD finger protein EHD3 — protein sequence MVGKEGTSNGEGAKERVQHLNMEAMDNGFGNDGGDASSGGSEGFRTYKRRRNMRSSSDSKGQEDGKCFMEAASRLSDQTIKDDDSRGHLCGNHASMNRLNDVSQRQWRKFVLDHMYQSLSNDENGIQGCLRGALMMAESGYCNADKSPLMGQMANGTHSTTKGHAGVLSNGALDESRHHSVPELCQHAFLSILLSEKFTSLCKLLFENFQGMKTGSILSLSFIDRRMKDGAYDHSPMLFCEDIEQFWRKLQGFGAELISLSKSLSDISKTCCNERVGGSVRCIFEDEKHGFCIKGSDSHGQPEQKDACCVYRVCSCRRCGEKADGRDCLVCDSCEEMYHVSCIEPAVKEIPPKSWYCDNCAASGMGSIHENCVACERLNCPRTQINQAGDEIGLSTQEPFNDFEEASNFSTNNEVQLSSEGTENIRICKICGSPVSNGEKINICDHSECPGKYYHVRCLTNRQLILYGPRWYCPSCLCRGCLTDKDDDKIVLCDGCDHAYHLYCMIPPRISVPKGKWFCRRCDLKIQKLRRVRRAYEKSERYVKKKGEGVKKECENRKKLYKEGGEESDKGREGMDMLVTAALKCEVGCQSIEELKST from the exons aTGGTTGGTAAAGAGGGAACAAGCAATGGCGAGGGTGCAAAAGAAAGGGTTCAGCACTTAAATATGGAAGCAATGGACAATGGGTTTGGAAATGATGGTGGTGATGCAAGCTCTGGGGGCAGTGAGGGTTTTCGAACTTACAAGAGACGAAGGAACATGAGGTCAAGTTCGGATAGTAAAGGTCAAGAGGATGGGAAATGTTTTATGGAAGCTGCTAGTAGATTGTCAGACCAG ACCATAAAGGATGATGATTCACGAGGCCATCTTTGTGGGAATCATGCTTCTATGAATCGTTTAAATGATGTTTCACAGAGGCAGTGGAGAAAGTTTGTCCTTGACCACATGTATCAATCATTAAGTAATGATGAAAATGGCATCCAGGGGTGCTTGAGGGGTGCGCTTATGATGGCA GAGTCTGGTTACTGTAATGCAGATAAGTCACCTTTGATGGGGCAGATGGCTAATGGAACTCACAGTACAACTAAAGGGCATGCAGGGGTCTTGTCAAATGGAGCTTTGGATGAATCACGACATCACAGTGTCCCTGAGTTGTGCCAGCATGCTTTCCTTAGTATTTTACTGTCAGAAAAGTTCACCTCTCTCTGTAAGCTACTGTTTGAAAACTTCCAAGGAATGAAGACTGGCAGCATTCTTAGCCTGAGTTTCATAGACAGAAGGATGAAAGACGGAGCTTATGATCATTCGCCTATGCTTTTCTGTGAAGATATTGAGCAG TTCTGGAGAAAGCTTCAAGGTTTTGGTGCTGAATTAATCTCTCTTTCAAAGAGCCTATCAGACATATCAAAGACTTGCTGTAATGAACGG GTGGGAGGATCAGTACGCTGTATATTTGAAGATGAAAAGCATGGG TTCTGCATCAAGGGTTCTGATTCTCATGGTCAACCAGAGCAAAAGGATGCTTGTTGTGTCTACAGAGTCTGCAGTTGTAGGCGTTGTGGGGAAAAGGCAGATGGGAGAGATTGTTTAGTTTGTGATTCATGTGAGGAAATGTACCATGTCTCCTGTATTGAGCCTGCTGTCAAAGAGATTCCCCCCAAAAGCTGGTACTGTGACAACTGCGCTGCAAGTGGTATGGGATCCATTCATGAGAATTGTGTAGCGTGTGAGAGGCTGAATTGCCCCAGGACCCAAATTAATCAAGCTGGTGATGAAATTGGTTTATCAACTCAAGAACCATTCAATGATTTTGAAGAGGCATCAAATTTCAGCACGAATAATGAGGTTCAGCTATCATCAGAAGGGACTGAAAACATACGCATCTGTAAAATTTGTGGAAGTCCAGTGAGCAATGGAGAGAAGATAAATATATGTGATCACTCTGAATGCCCTGGCAAGTACTACCATGTGAGATGCTTGACAAATAGGCAGTTAATATTGTATGGCCCTCGTTGGTATTGCCCTTCTTGTTTATGCAGAGGTTGCCTCACTGATAAAGACGATGATAAGATTGTTTTATGTGATGGCTGTGATCATGCATACCACCTTTATTGCATGATTCCGCCACGCATTTCTGTACCTAAAGGGAAATGGTTTTGCAGGCGATGTGATCTGAAAATACAGAAATTACGCAGGGTAAGGAGGGCATATGAGAAATCCGAAAGGTATGTGAAAAAGAAGGGTGAAGGGGTTAAAAAGGAATGTGAAAACCGCAAGAAACTGTACAAGGAAGGTGGAGAAGAATCAGATAAAGGTAGAGAAGGAATGGACATGCTTGTAACTGCAGCACTAAAGTGTGAAGTCGGCTGCCAATCAATTGAAGAGTTGAAAAGCACATGA